Genomic window (Oryzias latipes chromosome 17, ASM223467v1):
ctcctcctccgcATGGGGGAGGAATACAtcctttaaaactgttttgtctgtcctcacccccccccccctgagtgAGGCAGCTCTCACAGGAGAAGCAGGAGGACACTTTAAACCAAACAGAAGCATCAAAACAGATGATGGTTTTAGGGGTTAAACTGCATTCCTGGACCGGTGAAAAGTAAACAAACTCTTcttttttagtgtgtgtggacatCAAATGCACTTGTTCTTTTTTATCCCCTCCATCTGTGGCTGTGTACTTGTATAGCTGGagggtgggggtgtgtgtgtttgtgggggggTTGTACTCTTATGGTTGCTGTTACTCTGTCTTGTCAGCTGTTTTCGACTGCTCCCTCTGAATCATGCAGCGGCGCACGATGCTGTCGAAACTCCCCAGGTAGAATAGAGCAATGGTGCGAAACAGCCCCATGGTGACGATCTGGGCGGGAATTCAAAACGGAGCATTAGCGCTGAAACGTGAGGGACGAcggggaagggagggggggatCGGAGCCGTACCTGCTGAAGACCTTCTGTGATGGAGGTGACAGGTGACATTCCACAGGTAAGAGCTGACAGCATATAACCATCAGGACCCACAGAACTGTTGAAATTTCCTTGCTGTAAAGCGGTAAACAACAGAAAGGTTGACGTAAAGCTGTCCTCCTTCATAGAACCCTTTCTTTCCCTCCCACAGGTAAACAGTCAGAGCTTCCTACCACTGCGTCCTTGACGAAGACTTTGGCCACCTGGTCTGGCTGCCAGACTCCAGAGGTTTCAGAGATCAACTTGGTCTCTAAAGGCTGAGTGAGAAGGAAAACGTGAAGAAATCTCATCTACTGTgagaaaatccaaaagaaacaCGTTTTATTCACCTTTGACTTGTTTTCTTCAGCCAGCAGGGGCGTGTCCGTGTCAGGGGGGAATGCAACGGTCACATAGATGTTGTACGGCTTCATCTGAGGAGGGAAAGAAACTATCAATGTCGACCATCTGACCAGGGCGACCATGAACTAAAGTTATTGCATAAAACCGGTTtgagacccactcccatgaaaagtTGTCTTTCTGGGGTTTTTAACAACTTCCTGtgttatttttctcatgacggaggacatatatgaagaaaattaagattaaaactacGCTTGAGTCGTTCTTTAAATTGTGGTgaaacaggtgaaaaaaggtatggctggatggctctgatgGGGTGTGAAAGGGCTggaaagctagcaggagagtgcgtcaagagatggatgatgggatgtggGGGGCGGGCTTGGTCCGTGCCAACTGTCCCGCCCTCAAATTTCTACTgaattactgccgctctgcagaaactatgtcctagaaaatgaacaggttttctgattttggataaaaatgacatcatcataattaaaagagcagtggaaacgctttaaaaaaggatcagaagagggtcggagtgggactttgagagTGTTCACTGCTCTGTCAGTCACAGATATTTACAAGCTAATCTTCAAACAGGGAATAATTATTTCAAGCCCACTTAGTTtgattgatgtaaaaaaaaatttgacagGATGACGTCAGACCTCCATTTGCAATGATTCTGCCAATCCACGCAGAGCGAACTTTGAAGGCGAGTAGGCCGTGTATCCGAAAAGACCGATCTGGCCCGCCTGGGACGACACGAACACGATTCGACCCATTCTTCGCTCCTTCATGGTGGTTATGACGGCTCGTGTTGGGTAGACGCTGCCCAGGTAATTCAGCTCCATTAACTCCTACGGCAAACAATGTCATGGTTAAAATATCACCACGTTCCCTGATTAATTGcatggaattttttaaaaataacctgaaataggtgaaatctgcaaaaCTGGATTCTAGAGGtttcaaagctgtaaaactcctcattaCACACTTGATTCATTTTTCTCAGACAGGCGCGAACTTTTTCacgtttttttctcttgtttaaataatcaaagttcaaaccttctaattaaaataagtcaaaaattatAGAATGAAACCACAGATCTACTCGTGATCAGAGATTTGTGTAGATTTATTAAACTGAACACATTCAGTCCATCAAACAAGGCATGGAAGAGATTGATTAACAATATCTACAGCTGATCAGGTCACAGAATACAGCatgctgtaaataaaaaaaagcagcacgtttttgttgcactgaaaAAATTAGCGAGACTGCAAAAGGTAAACAGTGATAGGGACCACTGTACAACCACCTGgatgcagaataaaatgttggATTCAGCTTTAGAcatgttgccatggtgacacaGCTTAGAGAGATGCAAACCTAAAACGATATTAGAACTGGCTTTGGTTCAACCTTTTAGGtaacttattatttattactaCAGCGACTTTATGGGATGTCCGagcctgtggagggtcgtagacaggagCGCAGTGGTGTTATCCCGTTCCCTTGAGGCTCTAATGCCCCCTCAAGGGATGTCGTGAAAaaggaacgtaccattgtcatgcatgtggtaagtgtatcctGAAGTATTTGCAAGAATAATGCAAATTGCACGCACTTCTGACCTACAGGtaatgctgtcgtacggtgcccGTAAGCTGCACCCGAGTCGTTTTAAAGATGCACATACtcgctccttactgaccgcgcccaaatgctgcatgcatggtGTATGCAGGTGATGTCTGTGAAAACTACGCTCTGATTT
Coding sequences:
- the kdsr gene encoding 3-ketodihydrosphingosine reductase, with product MSSTESFSSAVTDWLFINSWWILLPFIMLLIVVAFIVAFVLLLYMISPLISPKPLKLNGAHVVVTGGSGGIGKCIAIECYRQGAFITLVARDEDKLLRAKKEVEKFAINDKQVVLCVSVDVSSDYTQVENVIKQAQEKLGPVDMLVNCAGTAVAGKFEEMEVERFKELMELNYLGSVYPTRAVITTMKERRMGRIVFVSSQAGQIGLFGYTAYSPSKFALRGLAESLQMEMKPYNIYVTVAFPPDTDTPLLAEENKSKPLETKLISETSGVWQPDQVAKVFVKDAVQGNFNSSVGPDGYMLSALTCGMSPVTSITEGLQQIVTMGLFRTIALFYLGSFDSIVRRCMIQREQSKTADKTE